One stretch of Chitinophaga pendula DNA includes these proteins:
- a CDS encoding FecR domain-containing protein: MGKSVEKLFIKYLDGACTPEEKAMVEIWLQDEGNSAILDALLKERLAEDMLMDTKDTVSPERVAEWKEKLHQRIQPKEIPVRRLSYRFWLRAAILVAVVCGMGYYAFYMHGNMPAATQQMAWEETANQMGKRATVTLTDGTVVLLGPNSKLYYPQEFSGPNRLVRLTGEAFFDVSEDAAHPFVVNTNDIQTTVLGTSFRISAFTNMPVTVAVATGRVRVDRRQQNGLQELAVLTPGREVTWLQEQQQATVSTVNIQDVEGWKRGRLVFNNQPLKTIAETLERWYDVDIRFQHPHTAKTRITVTLFASGSIRQTLETLSVGSNFKYTVKDRQIIIH, translated from the coding sequence ATGGGAAAATCAGTCGAGAAACTTTTTATAAAATACCTGGATGGAGCTTGTACACCGGAAGAAAAGGCAATGGTCGAAATCTGGCTGCAGGATGAAGGCAACAGCGCCATATTAGACGCCTTATTGAAGGAAAGACTGGCAGAAGATATGTTAATGGATACGAAAGACACCGTATCCCCCGAACGCGTGGCCGAATGGAAAGAAAAACTGCATCAGCGCATACAACCAAAGGAAATACCCGTACGCCGGTTGTCTTACCGATTCTGGCTACGGGCAGCTATCCTCGTAGCTGTCGTCTGCGGCATGGGCTACTATGCCTTTTATATGCATGGCAACATGCCTGCCGCAACACAGCAAATGGCCTGGGAAGAAACCGCCAACCAAATGGGGAAAAGAGCCACCGTCACACTAACAGATGGAACCGTCGTTCTACTGGGGCCCAACAGTAAGTTGTACTACCCGCAGGAATTCAGCGGCCCCAACCGGCTCGTCAGGCTAACAGGAGAAGCCTTCTTCGACGTGAGCGAAGATGCCGCTCATCCCTTCGTCGTTAATACAAACGATATACAAACAACCGTATTAGGAACCTCCTTCCGCATCAGCGCATTTACAAACATGCCCGTTACCGTCGCAGTAGCGACAGGCCGCGTAAGGGTAGACCGCCGCCAGCAAAATGGATTACAGGAACTGGCCGTCCTCACCCCGGGCCGCGAAGTCACCTGGCTGCAGGAACAACAACAGGCAACCGTATCAACAGTCAATATACAGGACGTAGAAGGTTGGAAACGGGGACGACTGGTGTTTAATAACCAACCACTGAAAACAATAGCAGAAACACTGGAAAGATGGTACGATGTAGATATCCGCTTCCAACATCCCCATACAGCAAAGACAAGAATAACAGTTACACTTTTTGCATCAGGTAGCATCAGACAGACATTAGAGACGTTGTCCGTTGGCAGCAACTTTAAATACACAGTGAAAGATCGCCAAATAATTATTCATTAA
- a CDS encoding RNA polymerase sigma-70 factor — MGITLQELSDDMLLAACRQENVKAFDVLFDRYAARLYHYALKYIKDEAVAEETMMDLMCWVWEKRHQLNEDIRFAPYIFRAMKNAVIKVLTRKPYATLPLEEKFADEITTSAHAADQRLSDMELNEAYHEMLDGLSQQRRLVFELSRHNNLSHAEIAKETNLSLFTVKNHIKASLTHFRRHLKDHLDITTLILFCLLTH; from the coding sequence ATGGGGATAACTTTACAGGAATTGTCAGATGATATGTTATTGGCAGCATGCAGACAGGAAAATGTAAAGGCCTTTGACGTATTATTCGATCGTTACGCTGCCCGCTTATACCACTACGCACTTAAATACATCAAAGACGAAGCCGTAGCCGAAGAAACAATGATGGACCTCATGTGCTGGGTATGGGAAAAAAGACACCAGCTGAATGAAGATATCCGCTTCGCGCCTTACATCTTCCGGGCAATGAAAAATGCAGTGATCAAAGTACTAACCCGGAAACCCTACGCCACCCTACCCCTGGAAGAAAAATTCGCCGACGAAATAACAACCTCCGCTCATGCCGCCGATCAGCGCTTATCCGATATGGAACTCAACGAAGCATACCACGAAATGCTCGATGGCCTCAGCCAGCAACGCCGCCTCGTATTCGAACTGAGCCGGCATAACAATCTCAGCCACGCAGAGATCGCTAAAGAAACTAACCTGTCCCTGTTCACCGTAAAGAACCATATCAAAGCCTCCCTCACCCATTTCCGCCGCCATTTAAAAGATCACCTGGACATCACCACCCTCATACTCTTCTGTTTATTAACACACTAA
- a CDS encoding glycerophosphodiester phosphodiesterase family protein: protein MVKKSIAIMSLLATVCTLQTATAQHKFPAFDTEGHRGSRGLMPENSIPAMKKAVDLGVTTLEMDVVISRDKKVVVSHDAYINSIFSLDPSGKPFTKEDQKKYVIYQMDYAEVKRFDVGSKGNPGFPKQTLIKTYKPLLGELIDSVEQYIKQKGLPPVWYNIETKSEEGHDGELQPAPDEFVALLVAVLKEKKITDRTVIQSFDKRTLQVLHKKHPKIKTSYLIGPDILGLKGNLDALGFKPFAYSPYYKGVTAQLVKECKEQGIKIIPWTANTLEELKALKALGVDGIITDYPDLFKDL, encoded by the coding sequence ATGGTTAAGAAAAGTATCGCCATCATGTCACTGCTGGCTACCGTATGTACACTGCAAACCGCTACAGCACAACACAAATTCCCCGCCTTCGATACAGAAGGACACAGGGGTAGCCGCGGCCTGATGCCCGAAAACAGCATCCCCGCCATGAAAAAAGCCGTCGACCTCGGCGTTACCACCCTCGAAATGGACGTGGTGATATCCCGCGATAAAAAGGTCGTAGTATCGCACGATGCCTACATCAACAGCATATTCTCCCTCGACCCCTCCGGCAAACCATTCACCAAAGAAGACCAGAAAAAGTATGTCATCTACCAGATGGACTACGCAGAGGTGAAACGTTTCGACGTAGGCAGCAAAGGAAATCCCGGGTTCCCCAAACAAACACTTATTAAAACATACAAACCTCTCCTCGGAGAACTTATCGACTCCGTAGAACAGTACATCAAACAAAAAGGCCTACCCCCGGTTTGGTACAACATCGAAACCAAATCCGAAGAAGGACACGATGGCGAACTGCAACCTGCTCCCGATGAATTCGTAGCTCTACTCGTCGCCGTACTCAAAGAGAAAAAGATCACCGACAGAACCGTCATACAATCCTTCGACAAACGCACCTTACAGGTACTGCATAAAAAACATCCAAAGATCAAAACATCCTACCTCATAGGCCCCGATATCCTCGGCCTGAAAGGTAATCTGGATGCACTGGGCTTCAAACCCTTCGCATACAGCCCCTACTATAAAGGCGTCACCGCACAACTCGTAAAAGAGTGCAAAGAACAGGGCATCAAGATCATTCCCTGGACAGCCAATACCCTGGAAGAACTCAAAGCCCTCAAAGCTTTAGGCGTAGATGGTATCATCACCGACTATCCGGATCTGTTCAAAGATTTATAA
- a CDS encoding GDSL-type esterase/lipase family protein, protein MKIFTKFLAGCSAILLLATTANGQTNGYDSTARPNSFKMQVERFNSYPNSKKDIIFLGNSITAGTDWAELLQEPNAKNRGISGDITFGVLERLSEVTEGKPAKVFILIGINDLGRKIPDDVIFHNYQRIVQRIKTESPSTKIYFQSVLPTNDSFPAKNQFHKQENIHFLNNGLKQLAAKEHFTFIDLHSRFLDNAGQLDARFTYDGLHLNPAGYLHWAQILKEGGYLK, encoded by the coding sequence ATGAAGATCTTTACTAAATTTCTCGCCGGTTGCAGCGCCATACTATTACTGGCCACAACCGCCAATGGACAGACAAACGGTTATGACAGCACCGCACGTCCGAATAGTTTTAAAATGCAGGTAGAACGCTTTAACTCATATCCTAACAGCAAAAAGGATATCATATTCCTCGGTAACAGCATCACCGCCGGCACCGACTGGGCAGAACTCCTGCAGGAACCAAATGCTAAGAACAGAGGCATCTCCGGAGATATCACCTTCGGCGTCCTCGAACGTCTCAGCGAAGTCACAGAAGGCAAACCGGCAAAAGTATTTATCCTCATCGGGATCAACGACCTGGGCCGCAAAATACCCGACGACGTCATCTTCCATAACTATCAACGGATCGTACAACGCATCAAAACAGAAAGCCCGTCCACAAAAATTTATTTCCAAAGCGTATTGCCCACAAACGATAGCTTCCCAGCCAAAAATCAATTCCACAAACAGGAAAATATACACTTCCTCAACAACGGATTGAAACAACTGGCAGCTAAAGAACATTTCACTTTCATCGATCTGCACAGCAGGTTCCTCGACAACGCCGGACAGCTGGATGCCCGCTTTACATACGATGGCCTCCACCTCAACCCGGCCGGATACCTCCACTGGGCCCAGATACTGAAAGAAGGAGGATACCTTAAATGA
- a CDS encoding calcineurin-like phosphoesterase C-terminal domain-containing protein — protein MNRRIFVRTVSLLVAGAMTGLRKVAGAMHIRAKAVKVNGRVTAAGKPVKGALISDGVNIVKTDNQGKYTLTTDADAEFVWISVPAGFAFPHHNGIADFYRRINQEKNEQAIDFKLDRLSRDDRKHQFALWADPQIKYDEDARELINVSAPDLKAVIESYGKDALFHGVGCGDLVWDEPRLFPDYNKAVAIAGIPFFQVIGNHDIDYNVDDSQSDRTFKSHYGPTYYSFNRGNAHYIVIDDVYYEGEDKKYKGFITDKQMAWLEKDLALVKPGSLVIVNIHIPSYTEMHIRNKKENPAPGGTVSNREKLYALLAPFNTHILSGHTHYNENIVNGNIMEHVHGTVCGAWWTGPVCSDGTPNGYGIYEVEGNDLKWYYKSTGKSRDYQLSIYSIALDGKAANAIMANVWNWDPQWKVELIADNTNIGEMKQHTGLDPQAVILYQGKDIPAKHKFVEPTATSHLFLGNVPAGTKKATVKVTDRFGQVYTQSIALDA, from the coding sequence ATGAACAGACGAATATTTGTACGCACCGTCTCCCTGCTCGTCGCCGGCGCCATGACGGGCCTCCGCAAAGTAGCAGGGGCAATGCACATCCGCGCTAAAGCCGTAAAAGTAAATGGCCGCGTCACCGCCGCAGGTAAACCCGTAAAAGGTGCCCTCATCTCCGATGGCGTGAATATCGTTAAAACAGACAACCAGGGTAAATACACCCTCACCACCGATGCCGATGCCGAATTCGTATGGATATCCGTACCCGCTGGTTTCGCATTCCCACACCACAACGGCATCGCCGACTTCTACCGCCGCATCAACCAGGAAAAAAATGAACAAGCCATCGACTTCAAACTCGATCGCCTCTCCCGCGACGACAGAAAACACCAGTTCGCACTCTGGGCCGACCCGCAGATCAAATACGATGAAGATGCCCGCGAACTCATCAACGTCTCCGCACCCGATCTGAAAGCAGTAATAGAAAGCTATGGCAAAGATGCCCTCTTCCATGGCGTCGGCTGCGGCGACCTCGTTTGGGACGAACCTCGCCTCTTCCCAGATTACAACAAAGCAGTAGCCATCGCCGGCATCCCCTTCTTCCAGGTCATCGGCAACCACGACATCGACTACAACGTCGACGACAGCCAGTCCGATCGTACCTTCAAATCACACTACGGCCCCACCTACTACTCTTTCAACCGTGGCAACGCTCACTACATCGTCATAGACGACGTATACTACGAAGGAGAAGACAAAAAATATAAAGGCTTCATCACCGACAAACAAATGGCCTGGCTCGAAAAAGACCTGGCACTGGTAAAGCCAGGTTCCCTCGTCATCGTCAATATCCACATCCCTTCCTATACCGAAATGCACATCCGCAACAAGAAGGAAAACCCCGCACCGGGAGGTACCGTATCCAACAGAGAAAAACTGTACGCCCTGCTGGCGCCATTCAACACACACATCCTCAGCGGACATACCCACTACAACGAAAACATCGTCAACGGCAATATCATGGAACACGTACATGGCACCGTATGCGGCGCCTGGTGGACTGGTCCCGTATGTAGCGATGGTACACCTAATGGATATGGAATATACGAAGTAGAGGGCAACGACCTGAAATGGTATTACAAAAGCACCGGAAAGTCCCGCGACTACCAACTCAGCATATACAGCATCGCCCTCGATGGAAAAGCTGCCAACGCCATCATGGCAAACGTATGGAACTGGGACCCGCAATGGAAAGTAGAACTGATCGCAGACAATACCAACATCGGCGAAATGAAACAACATACCGGCCTCGATCCGCAAGCCGTTATACTTTACCAGGGTAAAGACATCCCAGCCAAACATAAATTTGTAGAACCTACCGCTACCAGCCACCTCTTCCTCGGCAACGTACCGGCAGGCACCAAAAAAGCAACCGTAAAAGTAACCGATCGCTTCGGACAGGTATACACCCAATCCATAGCACTCGACGCCTGA
- a CDS encoding SusD/RagB family nutrient-binding outer membrane lipoprotein → MMNIKKIMVAVLAGITLAACTKDFEKINTDPDNLEKVSAATLLNPILYEMSTFNASRSEGFTMDIMQVRLPWPSVSGGTHRYVVTENAGNSTWNTYYRWLNNIREVDEAAIADNNNLSYRAIALTLKAWGFSLLTDCFGDVPMSEALKAEQNQLKPAFDKQEDIYKELLKNLDSANSWLTAPKDVLSNNREMLYDNDLKKWRKFANSLQMRLLLRISNRTETKAYEKLAAMVADPVKYPVFSNNAEAALYKITGITPNISPWSRVQDFVNFRCAGEFFVNTLNDFADPRRDKWLSQATDTAKVPKKIGFKGIPAGHDGSDGQFFFNPSNMLAPLGVAPTMIAVVMTYSEVEFIKAELAQKGLIAGGAQSYYENAVKASIEQWGATVPANYFQNPKAAYDGTLERIMLQKYIALFFNDYQQWFEYRRTKLPVLPVGPGMLNDKKMPVRFKYPLTVQTANPDNYRRAVTNMGGDDINTKVWWEK, encoded by the coding sequence ATGATGAACATAAAGAAAATAATGGTAGCCGTCCTCGCTGGTATCACACTGGCTGCCTGCACCAAAGACTTCGAAAAGATCAACACAGATCCCGATAACCTAGAGAAAGTAAGTGCAGCTACCTTACTCAATCCTATCCTCTACGAAATGTCCACCTTCAACGCCAGCCGCAGCGAAGGCTTCACCATGGACATCATGCAGGTGAGATTACCATGGCCCAGCGTATCCGGTGGTACACACCGATACGTTGTTACCGAAAATGCCGGCAACTCCACCTGGAACACCTACTACCGCTGGCTCAATAACATCCGCGAAGTAGATGAAGCAGCCATCGCTGACAATAACAACCTGAGCTACCGCGCCATCGCACTCACCCTCAAAGCTTGGGGCTTCTCCCTGCTCACCGACTGCTTCGGCGATGTACCCATGTCTGAAGCACTCAAAGCAGAACAAAACCAGCTGAAACCAGCGTTCGACAAACAGGAAGATATCTATAAAGAACTTCTGAAAAACCTCGACTCCGCCAACAGCTGGCTTACCGCTCCTAAAGATGTCCTCAGCAACAACCGCGAAATGCTGTACGACAACGATCTGAAGAAATGGCGCAAATTCGCCAACTCCCTCCAGATGAGACTCCTCCTCCGTATCAGCAACAGAACGGAAACCAAAGCATACGAAAAACTGGCTGCAATGGTCGCCGACCCAGTGAAATACCCGGTCTTCTCCAACAACGCCGAAGCCGCACTCTATAAGATCACCGGCATTACACCTAATATCTCCCCCTGGAGCCGCGTACAGGACTTCGTCAACTTCCGATGCGCAGGCGAATTCTTCGTGAATACACTCAACGACTTCGCCGACCCCAGAAGGGATAAATGGCTGTCACAAGCCACCGATACCGCCAAAGTGCCTAAAAAGATCGGCTTCAAAGGCATACCCGCCGGCCACGATGGCAGCGATGGACAGTTCTTTTTCAACCCGTCCAACATGCTCGCACCACTGGGGGTAGCTCCTACCATGATAGCTGTAGTAATGACCTACTCCGAAGTAGAATTCATCAAAGCAGAACTGGCACAAAAAGGCCTCATCGCCGGTGGCGCACAGTCCTACTACGAAAACGCAGTAAAAGCCTCCATCGAACAATGGGGCGCTACCGTACCTGCCAACTACTTCCAAAACCCGAAAGCAGCATACGATGGTACCCTCGAACGTATCATGCTGCAAAAGTATATCGCCCTCTTCTTCAACGACTACCAGCAATGGTTCGAATACCGCCGTACCAAACTACCCGTACTACCCGTAGGCCCTGGCATGCTCAACGACAAGAAAATGCCGGTTAGATTCAAATATCCACTCACCGTTCAGACTGCTAACCCTGATAACTACAGACGCGCAGTAACAAACATGGGTGGTGATGACATCAATACCAAAGTATGGTGGGAAAAATAA
- a CDS encoding SusC/RagA family TonB-linked outer membrane protein, with protein sequence MRTFTHQKLQQSLHGLCMIAFLLLCASNGFAQVLTITGKVTDAKNNQTIPGVSVQLKGTSKGASTNGDGEFKINAEKGDIIIISFVGYLKQEITVGDKKHIDVSLKEDVRELQGVVVTALGIKRQQESLGFATQTIGDKDMTDARANNWVSALSGKVAGLTLTSPGSGPLGSTRITLRGDKSLSPNGNNALIVLDGVPMTSDITSSGAGNAYQAGSGADVPIDFGNGINDINPDDIESITVLKGAGATALYGSRAANGALIITTKSGSRKNKGLGVTVNSSIAVNDVLKWPAYQYEYGQGVGKTFDPAANLYYSFGRSDDGANTGSTSSAFGPKFNGQQYFQYDPEIEGQSLTRKPWQPYTNNIKGFWKTGHTLTNSVALEGGGEKGSTRASVTHSKNEWIMPNTGFERLTVALSTNQKVSDKLRINAKVNYTNKKSDNLPATGYNNQSIAYFMIFQNPNVDLDWYRPIWKKGREQLEQVHPFSSYIDNPYLIAYEMTNSLNSHNVVGNLSANYEVSKHFDFMVRSGINLTAESRQQRRPYNTANFAAGYYKEQNINRYEINTDALLTYHQDLSAKFKLSASIGANALRSRYTANSAYINGLVTPGVYKLSNGQYNIIFTPDHANKNVNSAYAFTNLSYDNKIFLDLTARNDWSSTLPRANSSFFYPSANTSFILNRIFKLPEVISYAKLRLSVAKVGNDTDPYRERKYYIINEFPSSATTDNTLYNVNFKPELTTSYEAGLEYQLFGGRLGMDVSVYRTNTENQIIPIALEPSTGYARAIVNAGTIQNRGVEIVLNAKPLAKGDFKWNTTITWARNVSKVLELAERFGGDKQLLIGTGGTASVIAQVGGRMGDIYGYGFVRNPEGKIVYNKDGLTEKPAEIQYIGNAYADWKGGISNEFFYKNFRFSFLIDGQVGGIVYSQTHHKMSEQGKLKSTLPGREEGFIIGDGVVLNADGSYSPNTKKVTVGDYYADYYRRANVEANAFDASFLKLREVRLEYNLPKRLLARARINSASVALYGRDLAMITNYPMFDPETAALNGNTILPGIEMGQLPSMRTFGLNLTLKF encoded by the coding sequence ATGCGAACATTTACGCACCAAAAGTTGCAGCAATCACTGCATGGACTATGTATGATTGCATTCCTCCTCCTGTGTGCCTCCAACGGTTTTGCACAGGTACTCACCATCACCGGTAAAGTCACCGACGCTAAAAATAACCAGACCATCCCTGGTGTTAGCGTACAACTCAAAGGCACCTCCAAAGGCGCCTCCACTAACGGCGATGGAGAATTTAAAATCAATGCCGAGAAAGGCGATATCATTATCATCAGCTTCGTAGGCTATCTCAAACAGGAAATCACCGTGGGCGACAAAAAACATATCGACGTCTCCCTCAAAGAAGATGTAAGAGAACTACAAGGCGTTGTAGTTACCGCATTAGGTATCAAAAGACAACAGGAATCCCTGGGCTTCGCTACTCAAACCATCGGCGACAAAGACATGACCGATGCACGCGCCAACAACTGGGTATCCGCACTCTCCGGTAAAGTAGCAGGGCTTACCCTCACCTCACCGGGCTCCGGCCCCCTCGGCTCCACCCGCATCACCCTCAGAGGCGATAAATCCCTGTCTCCAAATGGTAACAACGCCCTCATCGTACTCGATGGAGTACCCATGACCAGCGATATCACCAGCTCCGGTGCAGGAAATGCCTACCAGGCAGGTAGCGGCGCAGACGTTCCCATCGACTTCGGTAACGGTATCAATGATATCAACCCCGACGATATCGAAAGCATCACCGTACTCAAAGGTGCCGGTGCCACCGCCCTCTACGGTAGCCGCGCCGCAAACGGTGCACTCATCATCACCACCAAATCCGGCTCCCGCAAAAACAAAGGCTTAGGCGTTACCGTTAACTCCAGCATCGCAGTCAACGATGTACTCAAATGGCCGGCTTATCAATACGAATACGGTCAGGGCGTTGGTAAAACCTTCGATCCGGCTGCTAACTTATACTACTCCTTCGGCCGCTCCGATGATGGCGCCAACACCGGCAGCACCAGTAGCGCCTTCGGCCCTAAATTCAATGGCCAGCAATACTTCCAGTACGATCCAGAAATAGAAGGCCAATCCCTCACCCGCAAACCCTGGCAGCCTTATACCAACAATATCAAAGGCTTCTGGAAAACAGGTCATACCCTCACCAATAGCGTAGCCCTCGAAGGCGGTGGCGAAAAAGGTAGCACCCGCGCCTCCGTGACCCACTCCAAAAACGAATGGATCATGCCCAATACCGGCTTCGAAAGACTCACAGTAGCCCTCAGCACCAACCAAAAAGTGTCTGACAAACTGCGCATCAACGCCAAAGTGAACTATACCAACAAAAAAAGCGATAACCTCCCGGCTACCGGCTATAACAACCAGTCTATCGCATACTTCATGATATTCCAGAACCCTAACGTCGACCTCGATTGGTACAGACCCATCTGGAAAAAAGGTAGAGAACAACTCGAACAGGTACACCCGTTCAGCTCATATATAGACAACCCTTACCTCATCGCCTACGAAATGACCAACTCACTCAACAGTCATAACGTAGTAGGTAACCTGTCCGCCAACTATGAAGTGTCCAAACATTTCGACTTCATGGTACGCTCCGGTATCAACCTCACCGCCGAAAGCCGCCAGCAACGCCGCCCTTATAACACAGCGAACTTCGCTGCAGGTTACTATAAAGAACAAAACATCAATCGCTACGAGATCAACACAGACGCGTTACTGACATACCACCAGGACCTGTCTGCCAAATTCAAACTGTCAGCTTCCATAGGAGCCAACGCATTGCGTAGCCGGTACACCGCTAACAGCGCATATATCAACGGCCTCGTAACACCCGGCGTATACAAACTGTCCAATGGCCAGTATAACATCATCTTTACACCAGACCACGCCAACAAAAATGTAAACAGCGCCTACGCATTTACTAACTTGTCCTACGACAATAAAATATTCCTCGACCTGACCGCCCGTAACGACTGGTCCAGCACATTGCCAAGGGCAAACTCCAGCTTCTTCTATCCTTCAGCTAACACCAGCTTTATCCTCAACAGGATATTCAAATTGCCCGAAGTGATATCTTATGCTAAACTCAGATTGTCCGTAGCTAAAGTAGGTAACGATACCGATCCGTATCGCGAAAGAAAATACTACATCATCAACGAGTTCCCCTCTTCCGCTACTACTGATAATACCTTATATAACGTCAACTTCAAACCCGAACTTACCACCAGCTACGAAGCAGGTCTGGAATACCAGCTCTTCGGTGGCCGCCTCGGTATGGACGTAAGCGTATATCGTACCAACACAGAAAATCAGATCATCCCCATCGCCCTCGAACCCTCCACCGGTTACGCCAGAGCGATCGTAAACGCCGGTACCATCCAGAACAGAGGCGTAGAGATCGTCCTCAACGCCAAACCACTGGCTAAAGGCGACTTCAAATGGAATACCACCATCACCTGGGCCAGGAACGTCAGCAAAGTACTCGAACTGGCAGAACGTTTCGGCGGCGATAAACAACTCCTCATCGGTACCGGCGGTACCGCCAGCGTAATCGCTCAGGTAGGTGGCAGAATGGGTGATATCTATGGCTACGGCTTCGTACGTAACCCCGAAGGAAAGATCGTATACAACAAAGATGGCCTCACCGAAAAACCAGCAGAGATACAATATATCGGCAACGCATATGCCGACTGGAAAGGTGGTATCAGCAACGAATTCTTCTATAAGAACTTCCGCTTTAGCTTCCTCATCGATGGCCAGGTAGGAGGGATCGTATACTCTCAGACACATCATAAAATGAGCGAACAGGGTAAACTGAAAAGCACATTACCAGGCCGCGAAGAAGGATTCATCATCGGCGATGGCGTAGTCCTCAATGCAGATGGCTCCTACTCGCCCAATACGAAAAAAGTAACCGTAGGAGACTACTACGCCGACTACTATCGTCGCGCCAATGTAGAAGCCAACGCATTCGATGCCTCCTTCCTCAAACTGAGAGAAGTACGCCTCGAATACAACTTGCCTAAACGGCTGCTCGCACGCGCACGCATCAACTCCGCCAGCGTAGCACTCTATGGCCGCGATCTCGCAATGATCACAAACTATCCCATGTTCGATCCCGAAACCGCTGCCCTCAACGGCAACACCATCCTCCCGGGCATAGAAATGGGCCAGTTACCTTCCATGAGAACCTTTGGTTTGAATCTCACCCTTAAATTCTAA